From Rhodococcus sp. B7740, one genomic window encodes:
- a CDS encoding penicillin-binding protein: MAKLAGCSALAGALLAGVMFPLAGGFGYASNRAADTVDNVSAELVEGAVPAVSTMTDVNGTPIAWLYEQRRFEVPSDQISNEMKLAIVSIEDRRFAEHQGVDWQGTLRAFLTNTTSGQVEQGASTIDQQYVKNYQLLVVAKTDAERRAAIETTPARKIREIRMALTLDKELTKDEILTRYLNLVPFGNASFGIQDAAQTYFGIDASQLSAVQAAMLAGMVQSSSALNPYTNEEGVIERRNTVLDTMIQNLPERADELAALKSEPLGVLPVPQTLPRGCIAAGDRGFFCDYALQYLADAGISREQIDKGGYLIRTTLDPSVQNSTKAALVGNTSPSLDGVATVMNVVAPGQDQHRILAMGSSRTYGLDADADETVQPQPYSLIGNGAGSIFKIFTTAAAMERGLGTSATLQVPRRVEVKGVGDGGARNCPAATYCVENAGNYPPALSITDALAQSPNTAFVKLIESVGVTPTVDMAVRLGLRSYTNPGSSGTDQSMADFQKDQNLGSFTLGPTWVNPLELSNVAATLASGGKWCPPTPIDSVFDREGKPVPVTQQACEQVVEPGLANTLANAMSKDDQAGGTSASAAGSVGWTLPMSGKTGTTESHRSSGFLGFTNNYAAAVYTYGDSPTPSEICSFPLRPCGSGNLYGGNEPARTWFDAMSPIANNFGPVSLPPVDQKYVRGSANGQVPDVTGQSQSSATATLQGAGFQVTVATTADQAARGTVVSTSPSGSAVPGSNITIYVSDGSVRPAPAPTPSLPNIQIPDLPPGIQIPAIPGITVPR, from the coding sequence GTGGCGAAGCTCGCCGGATGTTCAGCACTCGCCGGTGCATTGCTCGCCGGCGTGATGTTCCCCTTGGCCGGCGGGTTCGGGTACGCCTCCAACCGCGCCGCCGATACCGTCGACAACGTCTCGGCCGAGTTGGTGGAAGGCGCAGTGCCTGCCGTCTCGACGATGACGGACGTCAACGGCACGCCCATCGCCTGGCTGTACGAGCAGCGTCGATTCGAGGTGCCGAGCGACCAGATCTCCAACGAGATGAAGCTCGCCATCGTCTCGATCGAGGACCGCCGCTTCGCCGAGCACCAGGGTGTGGACTGGCAGGGCACGCTCCGAGCGTTCCTGACCAACACCACCAGTGGGCAGGTCGAGCAGGGCGCATCCACCATCGACCAGCAGTACGTGAAGAACTATCAGCTGCTCGTGGTGGCCAAGACCGACGCCGAGCGCCGCGCGGCCATCGAGACGACCCCCGCTCGCAAGATCCGCGAGATCCGCATGGCGTTGACGCTCGACAAGGAACTGACCAAGGACGAGATCCTCACCCGATACCTCAATTTGGTGCCGTTCGGCAACGCGTCCTTCGGCATCCAGGACGCGGCCCAGACCTACTTCGGCATCGACGCCAGCCAGCTCAGCGCCGTTCAGGCCGCGATGCTCGCGGGCATGGTGCAGTCCAGCTCGGCGCTCAACCCGTACACCAACGAGGAGGGCGTGATCGAGCGCCGGAACACCGTGCTCGACACGATGATCCAGAACCTCCCCGAACGCGCCGACGAGCTCGCCGCCCTCAAGTCCGAGCCGCTCGGTGTACTTCCGGTCCCCCAGACCCTGCCCCGCGGATGCATCGCAGCAGGTGACCGCGGATTCTTCTGCGACTACGCACTGCAGTACCTCGCCGACGCAGGCATTAGCCGGGAGCAGATCGACAAGGGCGGCTACCTCATCCGCACGACGCTCGATCCCTCGGTGCAGAACTCCACCAAGGCCGCCCTGGTCGGCAACACCAGCCCCTCGCTCGACGGTGTCGCCACGGTGATGAACGTCGTCGCACCGGGACAGGATCAACACCGCATCCTCGCGATGGGCAGCAGCCGCACCTACGGACTCGACGCAGATGCCGACGAAACCGTGCAGCCGCAGCCGTACTCGTTGATCGGCAACGGCGCGGGCTCGATCTTCAAGATCTTCACCACCGCCGCGGCGATGGAACGCGGACTCGGCACGAGCGCAACGCTGCAGGTTCCGCGTCGTGTCGAGGTCAAGGGCGTCGGTGACGGCGGAGCACGGAACTGCCCGGCAGCGACGTACTGCGTCGAGAACGCAGGCAACTACCCGCCCGCCCTCTCCATCACCGACGCCTTGGCCCAGTCCCCCAACACGGCGTTCGTCAAGCTGATCGAGTCGGTCGGGGTCACCCCGACGGTCGACATGGCCGTCCGCCTCGGCCTGCGCTCGTACACGAACCCCGGTTCCTCGGGAACCGACCAGTCCATGGCCGATTTCCAGAAGGACCAGAACCTCGGCTCGTTCACCCTCGGACCCACCTGGGTGAACCCCCTTGAGCTCTCCAACGTTGCGGCCACGCTGGCCTCCGGCGGCAAGTGGTGCCCGCCCACTCCGATCGACTCGGTCTTCGATCGCGAGGGCAAGCCCGTTCCCGTCACCCAACAGGCCTGTGAGCAGGTCGTCGAGCCCGGACTGGCCAATACTCTCGCCAACGCGATGAGCAAGGACGACCAGGCAGGCGGCACCTCCGCATCCGCCGCAGGATCGGTCGGCTGGACGTTGCCGATGTCCGGCAAGACCGGCACCACCGAGTCGCACCGGTCGTCCGGCTTCCTCGGCTTCACCAACAACTACGCCGCGGCCGTCTACACCTACGGCGACTCTCCGACACCCAGCGAGATCTGCTCGTTCCCGCTGCGGCCCTGCGGGTCCGGAAACCTGTACGGCGGTAACGAACCGGCCAGGACGTGGTTCGACGCGATGAGCCCGATCGCCAACAATTTCGGACCCGTCTCGTTGCCACCCGTCGACCAGAAGTACGTCCGCGGCTCGGCCAACGGCCAGGTACCCGACGTCACCGGCCAGAGCCAGTCGTCGGCAACCGCGACCCTGCAGGGTGCGGGCTTCCAGGTGACGGTGGCCACCACGGCCGACCAGGCGGCCCGCGGCACCGTGGTGTCGACGTCGCCGTCGGGCTCGGCGGTCCCCGGGTCGAACATCACGATCTACGTCAGTGACGGTTCGGTTCGGCCTGCCCCGGCCCCGACGCCCTCGTTGCCGAACATTCAGATTCCGGACCTGCCGCCGGGAATCCAGATCCCGGCGATCCCCGGTATCACCGTTCCTCGGTAG
- a CDS encoding wax ester/triacylglycerol synthase domain-containing protein: MDRLDIKDAIYHFARNLGDSRDQFSLTVFDSVDRAAPSFEEVVAHMETRVPLVPGLGLRLREAPLNLDYPRWVPDTSPVSERMSDHDLGGAPWADFEALMGDLLRTRLDLRDHSWHAHVVRGVGSAPLVQGAVTVVILQVGHALTDGLGVSKMVRALFEAQSSAGAAPSPQTEPEREHPAVGVLSAVVRAPVDLARSRWEARRAIRAYRGTTPGPPAVPATSINRAVGPYRVVRIVPMQATEVRVGAASLTVSALCAVGPCLDRYLGDGHGTLSETGGIVSAFVPMVLPRDTEWPAANRAVVGTVDLHVGEPDLEKRAELITRSLAVERARVTAAPLLRISRADERVPAPIVRFVQGRRFRKRDRSPSRVGAQTTVVSVDRGRANLELCGAVSRFSAGFPFLEDGRCLNHGIFGIGSVVTVAMVACPDAVPDLDGYTRQLVDRLRRHSGQS; encoded by the coding sequence ATGGATCGGCTCGATATCAAGGACGCCATCTATCACTTCGCGCGCAACCTCGGTGATTCTCGAGACCAGTTCTCCCTGACGGTGTTCGACTCGGTCGATCGCGCCGCGCCCTCGTTCGAGGAGGTCGTCGCGCACATGGAGACCCGTGTGCCCCTCGTTCCCGGCCTGGGGCTACGGCTTCGGGAGGCGCCGCTGAACCTGGACTACCCGCGATGGGTACCCGACACGTCCCCGGTGTCCGAACGGATGTCCGACCACGATCTCGGCGGTGCTCCCTGGGCCGATTTCGAGGCCTTGATGGGCGACCTGCTCCGTACTCGTCTCGATCTGAGAGACCACTCCTGGCACGCGCACGTGGTGCGCGGAGTCGGTTCTGCTCCGCTGGTGCAGGGAGCGGTCACGGTGGTGATACTGCAGGTCGGACACGCCCTGACCGATGGCCTCGGCGTCTCGAAGATGGTTCGCGCACTGTTCGAGGCACAGTCCTCGGCAGGCGCGGCACCGTCTCCGCAGACCGAACCCGAGCGGGAGCACCCCGCTGTCGGCGTGTTGAGTGCGGTGGTCCGGGCACCGGTGGATCTCGCGCGATCGAGGTGGGAGGCCCGCCGCGCGATTCGCGCCTACCGGGGTACGACGCCCGGTCCGCCTGCGGTGCCAGCCACGTCGATCAACCGGGCCGTGGGGCCGTATCGAGTCGTCCGGATAGTGCCTATGCAGGCGACGGAGGTCCGCGTGGGTGCCGCGTCGTTGACGGTGTCCGCTCTCTGCGCCGTCGGCCCGTGCCTCGATCGGTATCTCGGCGACGGTCACGGGACACTGTCCGAGACCGGAGGCATCGTGTCGGCGTTCGTCCCGATGGTCCTGCCTCGCGATACGGAGTGGCCTGCAGCGAATCGCGCGGTGGTCGGAACGGTCGATCTCCACGTCGGCGAACCCGATCTCGAGAAGCGGGCCGAGCTGATCACTCGGTCGCTCGCAGTCGAACGAGCCAGAGTGACGGCCGCGCCACTGCTTCGCATCTCGCGAGCGGACGAGCGGGTGCCCGCGCCGATCGTCCGATTCGTCCAGGGACGTCGATTCCGAAAACGCGACCGCTCTCCGTCACGCGTCGGGGCTCAGACAACCGTGGTCAGTGTCGACCGTGGCCGCGCGAATCTCGAGCTGTGCGGTGCCGTTTCGCGCTTCTCGGCGGGCTTTCCGTTCCTCGAAGACGGCCGGTGTCTCAACCACGGGATCTTCGGCATCGGCTCTGTGGTGACGGTTGCCATGGTCGCCTGTCCCGACGCAGTTCCGGATCTCGACGGCTACACCCGGCAATTGGTCGACCGACTCCGCCGACACTCGGGGCAGAGTTAG
- a CDS encoding ABC transporter permease has product MTTVRNEFAKLRHLHIGAIAALLVAAIVGLTFVGALTAATSNDSTAVSWALPLAGLSLAVPIASPLLIAVMASRTVEVEHQSNGWLLNQTAGADRGALVRAKLVSTGLVVGGATVAASATGVFLGTAIGVTQPLPAGLWLGYTAAAVTVNIVILALHLLISARVDNQLVALGIGIVGTVIAICASGFPSWAAHLTPWGYYSSASAADYRGEQVVTLNPSYVSIVALGVVGAVLFWLMTVRLDRQEVRA; this is encoded by the coding sequence GTGACGACCGTACGCAACGAATTCGCCAAACTCAGGCACCTGCACATCGGCGCGATTGCCGCATTGTTGGTCGCCGCGATCGTAGGGTTGACCTTCGTCGGCGCTCTCACCGCGGCGACGTCGAACGATTCGACCGCGGTCTCCTGGGCACTGCCACTGGCCGGGCTGTCCCTTGCCGTCCCCATCGCGTCGCCACTGCTGATCGCAGTCATGGCAAGCCGCACAGTGGAAGTCGAGCACCAGTCCAACGGCTGGTTACTGAACCAGACCGCTGGAGCCGACCGCGGAGCCCTCGTGCGGGCGAAGCTCGTCTCGACGGGCCTCGTCGTCGGTGGCGCGACGGTGGCGGCCAGCGCTACAGGTGTATTTCTGGGGACCGCCATCGGGGTGACCCAACCGTTGCCTGCCGGTCTGTGGTTGGGCTACACGGCGGCGGCGGTGACGGTGAACATCGTAATACTTGCACTGCACCTGCTGATTTCGGCGCGAGTGGACAACCAACTGGTCGCGCTGGGAATCGGCATCGTGGGTACCGTCATCGCGATCTGCGCCTCCGGATTCCCCTCCTGGGCAGCGCACCTGACGCCGTGGGGGTACTACTCCTCGGCGTCCGCCGCCGACTACCGAGGCGAGCAGGTGGTGACACTGAACCCGTCCTACGTCAGCATCGTCGCTCTCGGAGTTGTCGGGGCAGTGTTGTTCTGGCTCATGACCGTTCGACTCGATCGACAGGAGGTACGAGCATGA
- a CDS encoding RidA family protein — protein sequence MANWSERLSELGIELPDVVPPLAAYVPAVQVGSLVHTSGQLPIVDGNLTSVGKVGADVTAEDATAAARICALNALAAVHALVGIDSVARVIKAVGFVASAPGFTGQPGVINGASNVIGEIFGDAGKHARSAVGVAELPLGASVEVELIVELR from the coding sequence GTGGCGAACTGGAGCGAACGACTGTCCGAGCTGGGCATCGAGCTGCCCGACGTCGTCCCGCCGCTGGCCGCCTACGTCCCGGCGGTGCAGGTGGGCTCGCTCGTCCACACCTCCGGCCAGTTGCCGATCGTGGACGGAAACCTGACGTCCGTGGGCAAGGTCGGTGCCGATGTCACCGCTGAGGACGCCACCGCTGCGGCACGCATCTGTGCCCTGAACGCGCTCGCCGCCGTGCACGCGCTCGTCGGCATCGATTCGGTGGCCCGGGTGATCAAGGCGGTCGGGTTCGTCGCGTCCGCACCGGGATTCACCGGTCAGCCCGGGGTGATCAACGGGGCGTCCAACGTCATCGGTGAGATCTTCGGCGATGCGGGCAAGCACGCGCGCTCGGCTGTGGGTGTCGCCGAACTGCCCCTCGGTGCTTCGGTGGAAGTGGAGCTCATCGTCGAACTGCGCTGA
- a CDS encoding GatB/YqeY domain-containing protein: MSELKARLRTDLTAAMKAKDKLRLATLRMILAAIQTEEVSGKEAHDLTDDDVLKVLAKEAKKRGESAEIYTQNGRGELAANERAEAQIIDEYLPTPLTDEELANIVDTAIAQVAEDLGERPAMKQMGQVMKIASGLAAGKADGSRLSKAVKDRL; encoded by the coding sequence ATGTCCGAACTCAAGGCCCGCCTCCGTACCGACCTCACCGCAGCGATGAAGGCGAAGGACAAACTCCGCCTGGCAACGCTGCGCATGATTCTCGCCGCCATCCAGACCGAGGAGGTCTCCGGCAAGGAGGCCCACGACCTGACCGACGACGACGTTCTCAAAGTGCTTGCCAAGGAAGCGAAGAAGCGCGGCGAGTCGGCCGAGATCTACACGCAGAACGGCCGCGGCGAACTCGCTGCCAACGAGCGCGCCGAGGCGCAGATCATCGACGAGTACCTGCCCACGCCGTTGACCGACGAGGAACTGGCGAACATCGTCGACACCGCCATCGCGCAGGTCGCCGAGGATCTCGGAGAGCGACCGGCGATGAAGCAGATGGGTCAGGTCATGAAGATCGCGTCGGGACTCGCCGCGGGCAAGGCCGACGGATCGCGCCTGTCGAAGGCTGTCAAAGACCGCTTGTAG
- a CDS encoding ArsA family ATPase: MTRPVATELDVDRILTDPTSRIVVVCGAGGVGKTTTAAAMALRAAEQGRRVVVLTIDPARRLAQALGLGDLDNSPQPVKLGAGAKGELHAMMLNMRRTFDEMVIEHSTPEKAEQVLANPFYQTVASSFSGTQEYMAMEKLGQLSLDSSWDLIVVDTPPSRNALDFLDAPQRLGSFLDGRFIRLLTAPGRGITRVVTSAMSLAMRGVSTVIGSQMLSDASAFVQSLDSMFGGFRERATRTYQLLREDGTSFLVVAAAEPDALREAAFFVERLSAEKMPLAGLVVNRTHPTLSTVQADHAATAADLLDRIEDPGADLTAAVLRIHAQRAVTAAREVRLLRRFTGAHPRVPIVGVPSLPFEVSDLAALRAVADQLTRKG; this comes from the coding sequence ATGACGCGACCAGTAGCAACCGAACTCGATGTCGACCGCATTCTGACCGATCCCACGTCGCGAATCGTCGTCGTCTGTGGTGCGGGCGGTGTCGGCAAGACGACCACCGCGGCAGCGATGGCGCTGCGCGCCGCTGAGCAGGGCAGGCGCGTGGTGGTGCTGACGATCGATCCGGCCCGCCGCCTGGCTCAGGCACTCGGTCTCGGCGATCTCGACAACAGCCCGCAGCCGGTGAAGTTGGGTGCCGGTGCCAAGGGTGAACTGCACGCGATGATGCTGAACATGCGACGCACGTTCGACGAGATGGTCATCGAGCACTCGACGCCGGAGAAGGCCGAGCAGGTGTTGGCCAATCCGTTCTATCAGACTGTGGCGTCGTCGTTTTCGGGCACGCAGGAGTACATGGCGATGGAGAAGTTGGGGCAGCTGTCCCTCGACTCGTCGTGGGATCTGATCGTGGTGGACACTCCGCCGTCGCGCAACGCACTGGACTTCCTCGATGCGCCGCAGAGACTCGGCTCGTTCCTCGACGGCCGTTTCATCCGACTGCTCACCGCTCCGGGTCGCGGCATCACCCGCGTGGTCACCAGCGCGATGAGCTTGGCCATGCGCGGCGTCTCCACCGTGATCGGTAGCCAAATGCTTTCCGACGCATCGGCTTTCGTTCAGTCGCTCGATTCGATGTTCGGTGGCTTCCGCGAGCGGGCGACGCGTACCTACCAGTTGCTACGCGAGGACGGCACCAGCTTCCTCGTCGTCGCTGCCGCAGAGCCGGACGCGCTTCGAGAGGCAGCGTTCTTCGTGGAGCGGTTGTCCGCGGAGAAGATGCCGCTGGCCGGCTTGGTGGTGAACCGGACGCACCCGACGTTGTCGACGGTGCAGGCCGATCACGCAGCGACGGCCGCAGATCTGCTCGATCGAATCGAGGATCCCGGCGCGGACCTGACCGCTGCAGTCCTCCGAATCCACGCCCAGCGCGCGGTCACGGCAGCGCGGGAGGTGCGGTTGCTTCGACGCTTCACCGGTGCGCACCCCCGGGTGCCCATCGTCGGTGTGCCGTCGCTGCCGTTCGAGGTCTCCGACCTCGCTGCACTGCGCGCAGTGGCCGATCAGCTGACCCGCAAGGGCTAG
- a CDS encoding SRPBCC family protein, whose product MPTPTRVHVKHRFVSPPEVVFAALSEHENLGPLFMAKIGRVRDGDTSRNGVGSTRSLKLGPLPAFEETTVTSEPNSLIEYRITKGGPLRGHWGVQKFTPTADGGTELDYTIGFDAPVPGLAAIVGKALTSSISKNLSRLAP is encoded by the coding sequence ATGCCGACACCCACCCGCGTACACGTCAAGCACCGTTTCGTCTCTCCGCCCGAGGTCGTGTTCGCGGCACTGTCCGAACACGAGAACCTCGGGCCGCTCTTCATGGCCAAGATCGGCCGCGTTCGGGACGGTGACACCTCGCGCAATGGAGTCGGCTCCACCCGCAGCCTGAAACTCGGCCCGCTACCGGCGTTCGAGGAAACGACGGTCACCTCCGAGCCGAACTCGCTGATCGAGTACCGCATCACCAAAGGCGGCCCGCTACGCGGTCACTGGGGCGTGCAGAAGTTCACCCCCACCGCCGACGGCGGCACCGAACTCGATTACACGATCGGTTTCGACGCGCCGGTCCCCGGACTCGCTGCGATCGTCGGTAAGGCACTGACGTCGAGCATCTCGAAGAACCTGTCGCGCCTGGCTCCGTAG
- a CDS encoding WhiB family transcriptional regulator — protein sequence MHTTTAPTRLDVEEAEARIAWVSHARCKGTDPDQLFVRGAAQRKAATICRHCPVLMQCGADALDNRVEFGVWGGMTERQRRALLKQHPEVDSWSEFFETQRQQQAAI from the coding sequence ATGCACACGACAACAGCGCCGACGCGACTCGATGTAGAAGAAGCAGAGGCACGCATCGCCTGGGTGTCGCACGCCCGTTGCAAGGGCACTGACCCGGACCAGCTCTTCGTCCGGGGTGCAGCGCAGCGCAAGGCCGCCACCATCTGCCGGCACTGCCCGGTGCTGATGCAGTGCGGTGCGGATGCACTGGACAACCGCGTCGAGTTCGGTGTCTGGGGTGGCATGACCGAACGCCAACGCCGGGCCCTGCTCAAGCAGCACCCCGAGGTCGACTCCTGGTCCGAGTTCTTCGAGACCCAGCGTCAGCAGCAAGCAGCTATCTAG
- a CDS encoding metallophosphoesterase has translation MARDAVRASPLKSSVIGTAGAAALGVGYATLIERNAFTLRETSMAVLEPGSATLRVLHISDLHMMPGQRMKQNWLRELDRLDPDLVVNTGDNLSHQRAVPSVVQALGPLLARPGLFVFGSNDYFAPKPKNPFKYFDKNHKRTTGDSLPWRDLRAAFSERGWLDVTHVRRELEVAGVRIASAGVDDPHLKRDRYDTIAGQPNPLADLRLGITHSPEPRVLDKFAQDGYDLVLAGHTHGGQLCLPFYGALVTNCEIDRSRVKGPSKWGAHTQLHVSAGIGTSPYAPARFCCRPEATLITLTPAPRMGPKNVSDEGVSRSEAVVS, from the coding sequence CTGGCGCGAGATGCCGTCAGAGCGTCACCGCTGAAGAGTTCGGTGATCGGGACGGCAGGAGCCGCCGCGCTCGGCGTCGGATACGCCACACTCATCGAGCGCAATGCGTTCACGCTGCGCGAGACGTCCATGGCGGTGCTCGAGCCGGGTTCGGCGACGCTGCGCGTGCTGCACATCAGCGATCTGCACATGATGCCCGGCCAGCGGATGAAGCAGAACTGGCTGCGTGAGCTGGACCGCCTCGACCCCGATCTGGTCGTCAACACCGGAGACAACCTCTCGCACCAGCGCGCAGTGCCCAGCGTCGTACAGGCACTGGGGCCGCTGCTGGCCCGGCCGGGTCTGTTCGTGTTCGGCAGCAACGACTACTTCGCGCCCAAGCCGAAGAACCCGTTCAAGTACTTCGACAAGAATCACAAGCGCACCACCGGCGACTCGTTGCCCTGGCGCGATCTGCGCGCCGCGTTCTCCGAGCGGGGTTGGCTGGACGTGACGCACGTACGCCGCGAACTGGAGGTTGCCGGGGTGCGGATCGCGTCGGCGGGCGTCGACGATCCGCATCTGAAGCGCGACCGCTACGACACCATCGCCGGCCAGCCGAACCCGCTGGCAGACCTGCGCCTGGGCATCACCCATTCGCCGGAGCCACGCGTGCTGGACAAGTTCGCCCAGGACGGATACGACCTCGTCCTCGCCGGTCACACCCACGGCGGCCAGCTGTGCCTGCCGTTCTACGGTGCCCTGGTGACCAACTGCGAGATCGACCGTTCGCGCGTCAAGGGGCCGTCCAAGTGGGGCGCACACACCCAACTGCACGTCTCCGCGGGCATCGGCACGTCACCGTACGCGCCTGCACGGTTCTGCTGCAGGCCCGAGGCCACCCTCATCACGCTGACTCCGGCCCCGAGAATGGGTCCGAAAAACGTCTCCGACGAGGGCGTTTCGCGTTCCGAGGCAGTCGTGAGTTAG
- a CDS encoding DUF4177 domain-containing protein, protein MSEKIIWEYFTAPVLIHATKQILDNYGSEGWELVTIMAGPNGGDTLVAYFKRPKA, encoded by the coding sequence ATGAGCGAAAAGATCATTTGGGAGTACTTCACCGCACCGGTTCTGATTCATGCCACCAAGCAGATTCTCGACAACTACGGCTCCGAGGGCTGGGAGCTCGTCACGATCATGGCGGGACCCAACGGCGGCGACACGTTGGTCGCGTACTTCAAGCGTCCGAAGGCCTGA
- a CDS encoding ArsA family ATPase: MGIANEEGWPAKADAARLHFVSGKGGTGKTTVAAALALALAAGGRRVLLVEVEGRQGIAQLFDVPQLPPQETRVASADGGGEVYALAIDIETAFLEYLEMFYNLGFAGRAMRKIGAIEFATTIAPGLRDVLLTGKVKECVVRTDKKGNRIYDEVVVDSPPTGRIGNFLDVTKAMADLAKGGPVRSQSEGVVRLLHSADTVVHLVTLLEALPVQETADAVRELEAADLRLGTVIVNRTEPTYLPAESLDAIAGGEIDAVAIQDGLAKTGITLSESDFAGLLTESIEHAATLSAQVESATTLDELDVARMSLPMLADGVDLGGLYELAAKLAEQGVR; this comes from the coding sequence GTGGGTATAGCGAACGAAGAGGGATGGCCGGCGAAGGCAGATGCCGCGCGGCTGCATTTCGTGTCCGGTAAGGGTGGCACCGGCAAGACGACGGTCGCTGCCGCATTGGCGCTGGCGCTCGCGGCAGGCGGTCGACGGGTGTTGCTGGTCGAGGTCGAGGGCCGACAGGGCATCGCGCAGCTCTTCGACGTGCCGCAGCTCCCGCCGCAGGAGACGCGGGTCGCCTCGGCGGACGGCGGCGGTGAGGTCTACGCACTGGCGATCGACATCGAGACCGCGTTCCTCGAATACCTCGAGATGTTCTACAACCTCGGCTTCGCCGGCCGCGCGATGCGCAAGATCGGTGCCATCGAGTTCGCGACGACCATCGCACCCGGTCTGCGCGACGTGCTGCTCACCGGCAAGGTCAAGGAATGTGTGGTGCGGACCGACAAGAAGGGCAACCGCATCTACGACGAGGTCGTCGTCGACTCGCCGCCGACCGGCCGCATCGGAAACTTTCTGGACGTCACCAAGGCCATGGCAGATCTCGCCAAGGGCGGTCCGGTTCGTTCACAGAGCGAGGGCGTGGTGCGGTTGCTGCACTCGGCCGACACCGTCGTGCACCTGGTGACGCTGCTCGAGGCGCTGCCGGTCCAGGAGACCGCCGACGCTGTGCGCGAGCTGGAGGCGGCCGATCTTCGGCTCGGCACGGTAATCGTCAATCGCACCGAACCGACGTACCTGCCTGCCGAGTCCCTCGACGCCATCGCCGGGGGTGAGATCGATGCCGTCGCCATCCAGGACGGTCTCGCCAAGACCGGAATCACGTTGTCCGAGTCGGACTTCGCGGGGCTGCTCACCGAATCGATCGAGCATGCGGCGACGCTCTCGGCTCAGGTGGAGAGCGCAACCACGCTCGACGAACTCGACGTCGCGCGGATGTCGCTGCCGATGTTGGCCGACGGTGTCGATCTCGGCGGCTTGTACGAGCTCGCCGCCAAGCTGGCAGAACAGGGTGTCCGATGA
- a CDS encoding ABC transporter ATP-binding protein, with amino-acid sequence MDIVRTHSLGKRYDTHTVVDDVNLRIPEGCVYGFLGPNGSGKSTTLKMLLSLIRPTSGEVEILGRPMNHGTRREVLSHIGSLIEAPPGYGHLTGAENLRIVQRSLGLHAEQIERAVATVRLQEHLDKKVKNYSLGMKQRLGIVMALAREPRLLILDEPTNGLDPAGIEEIRGLLRHLAEHGVTVMVSSHLLGEIDKTANMLGILSQGRLIFQGTRDELFAASTPDVLIDAIDPSRASSILQQKIPVQVDDHTLRLSGIDDRGIAQVVAELVGANAGVYGVRRDDQSLEDVFMNLTKGGRL; translated from the coding sequence ATGGACATCGTCAGAACTCACAGCCTCGGCAAGCGCTACGACACACATACCGTCGTCGACGACGTGAACCTTCGCATTCCTGAGGGCTGCGTCTACGGCTTTCTCGGTCCGAACGGATCGGGCAAATCGACGACCTTGAAAATGCTGCTGTCCCTGATTCGACCGACCTCGGGTGAGGTGGAGATCCTGGGTAGGCCGATGAATCACGGCACCCGCCGCGAAGTGCTCTCGCACATCGGATCACTGATCGAAGCTCCGCCAGGATACGGACATCTCACGGGTGCGGAGAACCTTCGTATCGTGCAACGCTCTCTCGGATTGCACGCCGAACAGATCGAGCGGGCAGTAGCCACCGTCCGTCTGCAGGAACACCTCGACAAGAAGGTGAAGAACTACTCGCTGGGAATGAAACAGCGCCTGGGCATCGTGATGGCACTCGCGCGCGAACCACGACTCCTGATCCTGGACGAGCCCACCAACGGCTTGGACCCGGCCGGAATCGAAGAGATCCGCGGCTTGCTCCGTCATCTCGCCGAACACGGTGTGACAGTGATGGTCTCGAGCCATCTGCTCGGCGAGATCGACAAGACGGCGAACATGCTCGGAATCCTGAGCCAGGGCCGCCTGATTTTCCAAGGCACCCGCGACGAGCTGTTCGCCGCCTCCACTCCGGACGTGCTCATCGACGCGATCGATCCCAGCCGCGCGAGTTCGATTCTGCAACAGAAGATCCCGGTGCAAGTCGACGACCACACGTTGAGGCTCTCCGGCATCGACGATCGTGGTATCGCACAGGTGGTGGCGGAGCTCGTCGGCGCGAACGCAGGCGTCTACGGCGTTCGACGCGACGATCAGTCGCTCGAGGACGTATTCATGAACCTGACGAAGGGCGGCCGACTGTGA